The DNA segment caacacctggtgccaaaccactcaaagacaatatttcattccagttaaacttcaagctcatatttcaattaactgcatttaattttaaaagctaagcttattacagtaagcatatcccaatcaaaataaattctttagtcaggatcaaagtatcatacatttattatgtactctttaattaaacgtttgttttctgttaaattgattttgactaatgaaattatttgcttcttattaacatccttaactttttgccggatatatctttttgccattcctcaccacaaaccctttcggcgggggataccaattcatcgaatttgcttgttatcaTATagcatcagataaaaaaaaacattggccATTGAATGAATCATTACCTGAATTCTAAATTTGTTCTCATAGTTATTTGGATAACCTTGTTGTTGAAGTTTACTTTTCCATACAACTGTTACATATACGCAGAAACTAACGATCCACAACACGAATAACAATGGCAAACCTACGGCCAGCACAGCACCGGCTGGTGTGATCGAACTCTGAGGCGTGTCAGTAGACGTTGTCACCAAAACAACCAAAAAGCATGCCATGACAAGAAGCAGAAGGAGAAAAACAACGATAGTAATGATCAAGCAAGGACTGTTGTATATATGCCAGTACTTGACTAGTCCtgatttattgacaatctgttcCGCATGGGTCAACAGTTCATCCGaaatctaaaaatgataaaaaagaaattgataggTCTACTTATTTTTGGATTATAGCacacatattttgtatttgtaaaacagGCATTGTTTTAAATCTACCCGGAAGCAGCGGTGAACACAAGGCTAAACATAAAAAACAAGGTCCATTACTGAAAGTTATGTTTGAAGATTTTAATATGGCCAAAATCGCTTATTTTTGTGCATGTCTTAGCTTATCCATCGATTGAGTTATCACAGCACTGTCAGTGTTTAATTCGTCagcattttcaacatatttcagaatataattaaaagtgTAGGTTTGGCGGCAAAATACCACTATAATTTTCCACCCTGAACCTGTAATTCAGGCAGTTACTTGAATCATAAATGTCattcattcaatatttatatGTGCTGATCCGTTACAATTTGCGCCACACTTTGTAGCAATACctacaaacttttaagcacttcatGTGTATATTTCACTATGTCAAAGACCATAACTCAAGTCTGGTTAATTGGAATCCAAAACAGAACAACAGgcgcgcaacttcacatgctacatAACAACCCCCTTATGATTTATGACttaaagtcaaatactttttgagatgcatataaaaaaactaaaaaaaacaaccttatgtgcacaacttcatatgctgaataatgttcctgtaatgtttcataatactgggtcaaatactttttgagatatatgcgacacaaacgtaggcccttttatgcatatttttgactaagtcaaggtcAATAACTCgggtctggctgtgtgagatcaTAATTAAAACCTCTGGCGCACAACTTcccgtgctgaataacaatcctgtgcaGGTTTGATGACtcaatgtcaaatactttttgaggtacgACGAAGCATTCGGGGAGGACGGACGCACAAGGCAACTCTTACCCTAGCCCCACCCCCCcccgaacaacacacacacaacaaTGGGGGCAAAATTCTCCTAGCAATGATCCCTACACGCGTAACAGCAACAACAGAAACACATCGACAAAcgcaatgaaaacaaaaacaacaagaaattgtgtccataggacccATATACTGTGCCAAAAGCTATCAAAGAgacataactgcagtaaaatattcacagaaagAAATCCATCCTTTATGATCATCTGTACATCAAGCTTTTTCATCAGTGAAATTTTGAAGCAAAACAGGCTAATAGTGCGGGAAGTGTTgtacacacaagatttttctctatattccatatagaAAAAACAATCAAAGGGCCATGACTGCAgaaaaaatagtcacagaaaaaaatccttcctttgtggtcatctgcacatcaggcttgttcatctgtgaaagttcaAGGCAGGcttatagtgtgggaggagttggagaCACAAGATTTCTGGACGTACGTACGTCCGGACAGTAACAACGCTATATGCATAGAAATTTCCTTACCTCAAAATTACGATTATTCAGTTTAAGTCTGTCCCGTAGATCAATTTTCAACATGTAACGTGACATTGACATTCTGTGGTTTTTGTATGGCTTTAAAGGGTACTCCACTGTTTCTCCATTCCTTGCTGAAGTCAATAAACAATTATTGCTGAAGTCCATGTAATGCTCTATAGGGGGCTTCATTACCTTACACAGATGATGGTGTGTAAATTTCATATAGttgcattataaattttattcttaGGTGTTAGTGGGGAGACAATTTTCTAGATTATCTCTCGGTGGTTCTTTTTTCGAAAGGAGGATATATGTGACTTTAACCTATATCGCTCCCTTATCCCGGTATAATGCAAAAGAAATTAACTTCCCCAAAAGGGCAACACAAGTTTGTAAGTTTGAACTGTCCGTAAATGACAATATCTAACCTCGAAGAGCTTCTTATGAATGCATGTCCTGAAAAAAATATTCCCAAATTTCCCTAGTTtaatcgattattaagttagaagAAATTTTTTGATCTGTTCTGTCTAAGTCTTCCTTCCTTAAAAGcacaattaattgaaaaataacgaacgttttcaaatttcaaagttgttcaaacttttttcgaGTATTCTTCCCTGTTATTGCAAAAAGAGAATGCTTTGCATTGCTAAATTCAATCATTATAGACTACaactagatatatatttttttttctataatattttgGAATTCTATATTTTTTGGGCATTCAATTTCGGCCAAATTCGCATGCATTCCTTTCTTTTCAATGATTATACCAATTtaagaaaacttgtttgtttgtaCGTTTATCTGTAGTCGTCACCGGTTACCCTTATCGGCGAATCATCCAAAAGACTGTTAATAACTTGTGCAATATACAGATGACGTTCTAATTCAGACACTCGCCTGGTTCTTAAGCGTACCAtatgtaaagcacccatacacaggaCTCTTAACCCAATGTTAGTATTTTTAGTTGGAGAAACGAGGACTTGAACTCGCGACTCCTGGTTtcatagtcagacagtgttatcAATGGACTACTGCGTCTGCTATTTAAAATTCTTTACATTTCGCAGCGGTTATTCAGTCCGTTTAACTTCGCTTATCATTTTGATAATCACATGTGTAAAGCTTTTCTTACCAGCTTGCTCCttctttatttctgaaaaaaaaatatttcttttcaaattctaAACACGTAATAAATATCAGTTGTCTTTGTGAAGAATGATATTACTTTAACCTAGCATTAGCAGTCTGGCGGCGGAATGCCATATATAAGCATAAGCGTGCAAAGGTCCCTATGTAGGTATGGTATGGTAGACAATGAATCCGGCTGATGCTCAGTTTCAGTTTCTGTTTATTTCAATACAAGGCCCCCAAGGGCATATGCATGATACAAAACAATTTCTACAAAACAGTCTCAAgacatttcaaacatatttcaaataataattcTATCTGAGCGTGACTAGACATGTGTAAAAAGTTATATTATGTAGGTGGAAGGTAGTAATATTACATTACCTTTTCCATCACATTTTTAACAAATACTGCAAGTTTTAACAAAACAGTTCTATCAGAGCTTGaaacagtttttgaaaagatACCATATTGCGTGTTCTTAGATCTCTTgggatgtatttttttctttcaggaaTAAGGTGTATGTAATAGAATGTATGTAGTAACTGAGTTGTGTGCCCTTCACCTATATAATGTAATGCATGCTTTATCTGGGCCTCACTTGAGTTTAGCcacatgtggttctgggacgatctgtgtatgaaaagaattggaaccactgccttacccttgcatgatcgtaagaggcgactcatagggtcttaacacttggttttgttgtaactctgtgatttcagcaggtatgcaaattttgattccatacctcatgtttttatttcgatgtaaatgagatgtgaaaccaaaatttgtagtcctgtttttGCGCCATATAACCTCTGTGTTGGTGcgcagtaaaacccaaataaatagataaataaatcaCTTGAGTTTAGCAAAGAACTACTACAAATTAAATATAGTTAGAGCACAATCGTTGTCGTTCTATTCATTACTCCAATATAGTAACTCACAGCCAAAGGATAAGAAATGTTTAACTTTAAGTGCATATTACATGAATTTTTCTGTATGAATTAATTTAAAACCGGATTGAATTAATTTGTGCAAGATGGCTCTCAGTGGTATTCCAACGCCAAACATGGACTGGAACTGTAGCAATCAGCCTGAGGCACGGAGAAAGTTCCAAGAACACTGTGATCCTATATTTAAAGGGCCTCTAGTTGAAAAAGAAGAAACTGTACACATTACATATTTGTTACTATGGATGGGAGAAAAAGGCTGAGATATCTATGGGACATTAAGTTTGTCAGCTGATGACAAGAAAAGCTTAAAGGCAATATGTGAGGCTGTTAAGGTACACCTGCAACCAAAAATAAACTCTGTTTTGCTCGGTACAAATTCTATCATGAAAGTACAAGGAGAAAATACATTTGAGGAATTTATTACAAAGTTGAGACTGCTTGCAACAGACTGCAATTTTCATGACAAGGAGGAAATGATCCGAGATAGGGTTGTTTTCGGAGTCAAATCATTAAGAATGAGAGAAAACTGATAAATGAGGTTGACAAATTGACACTTGATAAATCAGTGGAAATATGTCAATCTTTAGAATATGCCCAGGAGCAACTTCGTGAGATGAACCAAACACAGGCCACAGGCTCCACTGTCAATGCTGTCAGAGCTAGGAGGAGCACACAGGAGCTACGGGATACTGGTCACAACTCCTCCTGGTCAAAATACCTCAGGTCAGGCGGGGTGGGGGTGTTGGGGGCGGAGGAAGAATGGTAGGTCGGGTGTCAGGGAAGACACCACCAGTAAAAGGCGTCACAGCTGTCCGAACTGGGGTAAAAAACACGGAATGACTCAGTTCTGCCCTGCAAAAGGAAAACAGTGCcttaaatgtaaaaaatggaaCCATTTTGAATTAATGTGTAGATCTAATGTTTATGAAATCTGTGAGGACAGCACAGATAGTGAAACTGTCTTTGTTTACAGTGTTGAATCCAAAGTAACAAATGGGCAGATATTTGCAGAGATAGAGGTTGGTCCTACTAAACAGTGTGTCAAATTCAAAATTGATATCGGCAGTCAGGTAAACATTTTACCATTTACTATATTTCAGAGTCTAGGCACCAAGTCAGTCCTTGAAAAGTCCAAAACAAGGTTAGCTTCATACAATGGGAGTGAGCTTGAGTTAAGGGGATGTTTAACACTCCAGTGCATACACCCAGGGTTAGGACATAAGGGGAATGTGCTTTTCCATGTAATAGATATTACGTCACCTCCATTGTTTGGGCTCCAGTCCAGCATCGACTTTGGTCCAGTTGAGCTTACATATTCAGTATAATCCGAGACCCATCAGGTACCTCTCACGAAAATGTTAGTACTGGATGAGCATACAAAGGTTTTTCAGGGTATAGGACTCTTCCCTGGGGAATGTACTATTCACATTGACCACTCCGTAACACCAGTAGTCCATCCATCCCGTAAAGTCCTTGTAGCATTATAAGATAGAGCCAAACAGTAGTTGGACAGAATGGAATGTTTACGTGTTGTTGCCAAGATTAACGAACCTACAGACTGGGTAAGCTCCATGGTTGTGGCAGAGAAACGCCAGGCACATATAAGAATATGTCTTGACCCGAGGGACCTGAACAAAGCCATCCTCCGTCCTCATTATCCTATGAGAACTCTAGACGACATTCTGCCGCAACTAGCAGGGCCAAATATTTTACAAAGCTTGATGCAAGATCAGGTTATTGGGCATTAAAACACACTGAGCAATTATCTCTTCTTACTACGTTCAATACTATGTTTGGTAGATATCGTTACCTAAGGCTTTCATTTGGGTTGCGCTCTTCTGGGGATGAATTCATTCGTAAAATTGATGAATGCTATCAAGGATTAAGTGGGGTAGTGGCCATAGTGGATAACATTCTGGTGTATGTGAAAACGGGATAAGACATGACAGAAACCTTAGGCTAGTTTTGCAGAGATCTCTAGAAAAGGGTGTTAGGTTCAATGAAGATAAACTGATAGTAGGGGTTACCCAGGATGACTATTTTTGCCATTTAATACTTCAGAGGGGCTCAAATCTGACCCAGCCAAGGAAATGCAACCCCCATGCAACAAGGCGGAAATTGAAACTATTCTAGGTATGGTCAACTACCTGTCACGGTTTGCACCAAATTCATATGAAATCACAGCCCCAATAAGACAGCTTCTGTCTAAAGATGTTGATTTCTGTTGGGAAAAGCCCCAAATGGACACGTTTCAATTGATTAAGGATATAATCACAGAACCAGGTCATGACTTGGCTTATTACGATCATAGCAAAATGCTGGCTTTGCAAGTTGATGCCAGCAAGAAAGGTTTAGGGGCTACCCT comes from the Mercenaria mercenaria strain notata chromosome 9, MADL_Memer_1, whole genome shotgun sequence genome and includes:
- the LOC123547030 gene encoding uncharacterized protein LOC123547030; amino-acid sequence: MSMSRYMLKIDLRDRLKLNNRNFEISDELLTHAEQIVNKSGLVKYWHIYNSPCLIITIVVFLLLLLVMACFLVVLVTTSTDTPQSSITPAGAVLAVGLPLLFVLWIVSFCVYVTVVWKSKLQQQGYPNNYENKFRIQERRRLNNKLWDAVKMDPKTRQGLFVFFHSDSLVVMWFNLNPCKDLFIRKLDRKEHLRKYINRGESPEDYTYRIFNVFLRNRIHMLKVPITDASIIRQSHRVSTRSKCVCLLAEEWICGQ